From a region of the Desulfuromonadaceae bacterium genome:
- a CDS encoding MBL fold metallo-hydrolase: MDRQQLHSIDLDQPDLPGFRQFISSWVYHTPLGTVLIDPGPSSSIPCLVRELKRIGVERLDYILLTHIHIDHAGGTGTLLQTFPAAQVICHPDGVAHLVAPEKLWQGSLKVLGKTAEIYGEILPVPAQQTGFCETIGPLGVRAYKTPGHASHHLCYLLDDLLFAGEVAGVRCELAGQIYMRPATPPRFLLPVALASLDRMIALQPQTMVFAHYGRVDDALTHLRIARAQLLLWVEGVKALAALPEATREEAFFYWLQERDAHYRLIDQLPEDIRERERMFLSNTLQGMAAYVKCHP; the protein is encoded by the coding sequence ATGGATCGACAACAACTGCATTCTATCGATCTTGACCAGCCGGATCTGCCCGGATTTCGTCAGTTCATCAGCTCGTGGGTGTATCACACCCCACTTGGGACCGTGTTGATTGACCCCGGACCGAGTTCATCGATTCCCTGTCTGGTACGGGAACTGAAACGGATCGGGGTCGAGCGGCTCGACTATATCTTGCTGACGCACATCCATATCGATCATGCCGGTGGCACCGGCACTTTGCTGCAGACCTTCCCCGCCGCGCAAGTGATCTGTCACCCGGACGGTGTTGCACACCTGGTGGCACCGGAGAAACTTTGGCAGGGATCACTCAAGGTCCTTGGCAAAACTGCCGAAATTTACGGCGAGATTCTGCCGGTGCCCGCGCAGCAGACCGGTTTTTGTGAAACGATCGGCCCACTCGGGGTACGGGCCTACAAAACCCCCGGTCATGCATCGCACCATCTGTGTTATCTGCTTGATGATCTGCTCTTTGCCGGGGAGGTTGCCGGAGTGCGCTGCGAGCTTGCCGGGCAAATTTACATGCGGCCGGCAACCCCGCCGCGCTTTTTGCTGCCGGTTGCTTTAGCCTCCCTTGACAGGATGATTGCCTTGCAGCCGCAAACGATGGTTTTTGCTCATTATGGTCGGGTCGATGATGCCCTGACCCATCTGCGGATCGCACGGGCGCAGCTGCTGTTATGGGTGGAGGGGGTGAAGGCGCTTGCTGCGCTGCCGGAAGCAACACGGGAAGAGGCGTTCTTTTACTGGTTGCAGGAGCGTGATGCGCATTATCGCCTGATTGATCAATTACCCGAGGATATTCGTGAGCGCGAGAGGATGTTCTTGAGCAATACCCTGCAAGGGATGGCGGCGTATGTAAAGTGTCACCCCTGA
- a CDS encoding biotin carboxylase produces the protein MAQTTDYYRNNPLIHRDRRLSRSASPWVRSFSCEDLKPLIVCRGPIRKEAMDVYSEMGITHFGILLSEKDSIVYPNALSPELRQLTDSTRVHRVPDYSGASKEERIERINQIIQIAKDNGYDSVFAGYGFMAEDDEFVAAIENAGLKFIGPCAHTQASAGKKDEAKRTALKVNVSVTPGIDNVTARTLVAKHPSREALLAVVKAEALAVDKKILANSELSLEDLADKILFAAYEKGIDLFTIKELGKQTEQEIAAMFKANPNARIRLKAIGGGGGKGQRILGASLLTKKNVRDADIAKAAADAPGLVLEILNEVKANGVGDNKNVLIELNIEQTRHNEIQLLGNGKWCVSLGGRDCSLQMHEQKLLEISVTQEGLALEIEKAKKAGNKVVTKALETDLKVLKRMEEEAARFGAAVGLDSASTFECIVDRDRHYFMEVNTRIQVEHRVSELCYSLKFTNPKDQNDFFIVESLVEAMALLAEHKERLPKPERIVRFAAAAEARLNATDSSLTPSAGGMIRYWSKPLEGEIRDDQGICLPNPDTGLFMRYKVAGAYDSNIALLLTEGVDRLDSYQALSRVICNTKIRGTDLATNLEFHYGLVNWFIGRNVMAKPTTRFVVPYLTLVGTLKEEASKLDPVFAFLAMKKAYAQRVAEQYADDAATLAAQKTNISELLDRKGTLITRPMEQLLADPHLLSGWLSLNQKNFKVAGGKATWLRNPMVVLDETYAYLNMAYRRHEPAAEVIWDHDKALLDSALRFYAELRTTLKLEKDDFAKLNELLGKDKPQGGYDQAMWTQIQSAHAGYQAGTELLAIIFLIADNTRFWDLKVEEDLEITIPEYLADPDLQARMKKILVPPPSTKADEIVTPGGGMYYAQEAPGMPPFVTEGMHFEKGQPLFIIEVMKMFNKIPAPFSGTIDRILIEGKEGVIVSKGQPLFKVTPDEKFVEVDPKAIERERRETTSAYLQAVL, from the coding sequence ATGGCACAGACTACTGATTACTACCGAAACAATCCGTTGATTCATCGCGATCGCCGCCTGAGCCGATCTGCTTCCCCATGGGTCAGATCGTTCTCGTGTGAGGATCTCAAACCGTTGATCGTTTGTCGCGGCCCGATCCGCAAGGAGGCGATGGATGTTTACAGCGAAATGGGGATCACCCATTTCGGCATCCTGCTGTCTGAAAAAGACTCGATCGTTTACCCGAACGCCTTGTCGCCGGAGTTGCGGCAACTCACCGATTCGACACGCGTTCATCGCGTTCCCGATTATTCCGGTGCCAGCAAGGAAGAGCGGATCGAGCGCATCAACCAGATTATTCAAATCGCCAAGGATAACGGCTACGATTCGGTCTTTGCCGGTTACGGTTTCATGGCCGAAGATGACGAGTTTGTCGCCGCGATAGAGAATGCCGGTCTTAAATTTATCGGCCCGTGCGCGCACACCCAGGCAAGTGCCGGGAAGAAAGATGAAGCGAAGCGTACCGCTCTCAAGGTTAATGTTTCGGTCACGCCGGGAATCGATAACGTTACCGCGCGGACGCTGGTGGCGAAACATCCGAGCCGCGAGGCGTTGCTGGCAGTGGTCAAGGCTGAAGCGTTGGCGGTCGATAAGAAGATTCTTGCCAACAGCGAACTCTCGCTCGAAGATCTGGCCGACAAAATTCTTTTTGCTGCCTACGAAAAGGGGATTGATCTGTTCACGATCAAAGAACTTGGCAAGCAAACGGAACAAGAGATCGCGGCGATGTTCAAGGCGAACCCGAACGCCCGCATCCGCCTCAAGGCGATCGGCGGTGGTGGTGGCAAGGGACAACGCATTCTCGGTGCTTCACTGCTGACCAAGAAGAATGTCCGCGATGCTGATATTGCCAAAGCCGCAGCTGATGCACCGGGTCTGGTGCTGGAAATCCTTAACGAAGTCAAGGCGAACGGCGTTGGCGATAACAAGAATGTGTTGATCGAGCTCAACATCGAGCAAACGCGTCACAACGAAATTCAACTGCTTGGCAATGGCAAGTGGTGCGTTTCCCTGGGGGGGCGCGACTGCTCGTTGCAGATGCATGAGCAGAAGCTGCTCGAAATCTCCGTCACCCAGGAGGGGTTGGCGCTGGAGATTGAAAAAGCGAAAAAAGCTGGCAATAAAGTCGTTACCAAGGCGCTTGAAACCGATCTCAAGGTACTCAAGCGGATGGAAGAAGAAGCGGCGCGATTCGGCGCGGCGGTCGGTCTCGATTCGGCGTCAACCTTTGAGTGTATCGTTGACCGTGATCGTCACTACTTCATGGAAGTCAATACCCGAATTCAGGTTGAACACCGGGTTTCAGAGCTTTGTTACAGCCTCAAGTTCACCAATCCCAAGGATCAGAACGATTTCTTTATCGTTGAATCACTGGTCGAGGCCATGGCGCTGCTCGCCGAACACAAAGAGCGCCTGCCGAAGCCGGAGCGGATTGTCCGCTTTGCTGCCGCCGCCGAGGCGCGGCTCAACGCGACCGATAGCTCGCTGACACCGAGTGCCGGGGGGATGATCCGTTACTGGAGCAAACCGCTGGAAGGCGAAATTCGTGACGATCAGGGGATCTGTCTGCCGAACCCTGATACCGGGCTTTTCATGCGCTACAAGGTTGCTGGCGCTTACGATTCAAACATTGCCCTGCTGCTGACCGAAGGGGTTGATCGTCTCGACAGTTATCAGGCGCTGTCACGCGTTATCTGTAACACCAAGATTCGCGGTACCGATCTGGCGACTAACCTGGAATTTCACTACGGGCTGGTCAACTGGTTTATCGGGCGCAACGTCATGGCCAAGCCGACCACGCGTTTCGTCGTCCCCTACCTGACGTTGGTGGGAACACTGAAGGAAGAAGCGAGCAAGCTCGATCCGGTTTTCGCTTTCCTGGCGATGAAAAAGGCTTACGCCCAGCGGGTTGCTGAGCAGTACGCTGATGACGCCGCAACCCTGGCGGCGCAGAAAACCAATATCTCGGAACTCCTTGACCGTAAAGGAACGCTGATCACCCGTCCGATGGAACAATTGCTGGCCGATCCGCACCTTCTTTCCGGCTGGTTGAGTCTCAATCAGAAGAACTTCAAGGTTGCTGGCGGCAAAGCGACCTGGCTGCGTAACCCGATGGTTGTGCTCGACGAAACTTACGCTTATCTGAATATGGCTTATCGTCGGCACGAACCGGCCGCTGAAGTGATCTGGGATCACGACAAGGCATTGCTCGACAGCGCCTTGCGTTTCTATGCCGAGCTGCGGACAACGTTGAAGCTGGAAAAGGACGATTTCGCGAAGCTCAACGAGTTACTGGGGAAAGACAAGCCGCAGGGCGGTTATGATCAGGCGATGTGGACGCAGATTCAGTCTGCCCACGCTGGTTATCAAGCGGGAACCGAACTGCTTGCAATCATTTTCCTGATCGCCGACAACACCCGTTTCTGGGATCTGAAGGTGGAAGAAGATCTGGAGATCACCATTCCGGAGTATCTCGCCGACCCCGACCTGCAAGCGCGGATGAAAAAGATCCTGGTTCCGCCGCCGTCAACCAAGGCCGACGAGATTGTCACGCCGGGCGGGGGGATGTACTATGCTCAGGAAGCGCCGGGGATGCCGCCGTTCGTGACCGAAGGGATGCATTTCGAGAAGGGGCAGCCGTTGTTTATCATCGAGGTCATGAAGATGTTCAACAAGATCCCGGCACCGTTCTCCGGCACCATCGACAGGATTCTGATCGAAGGAAAGGAAGGGGTCATCGTGTCGAAAGGGCAGCCGCTCTTTAAGGTGACTCCGGACGAGAAGTTTGTCGAGGTTGATCCGAAGGCCATTGAGCGCGAGCGGCGCGAGACGACCAGCGCTTATCTGCAAGCGGTGCTCTAA
- a CDS encoding acetyl-CoA carboxylase carboxyltransferase subunit, which translates to MAKKSIAPTLKNPFDPPEKVEFTIPGEVAGVSGGYEEVMREGYELIQRPVKSVAVSSIEKQHFKKRMTVWERIKVLSQDEPNVLYQNWGKNLDGASLMTGILTIKGRDVAVYGHDFTVRAGSIDATNGNKLARLFNMCGEKKIPLIGMNDSAGAFVPAGVGGLDGYAEAFTALRKISGVVPSIMCMFGFNAGGGSYLPRQGSFVIQPNDTFFGLTGPGVVKSVLGEDVTPEELGGPKVHGNSGVADLTVADEVAALRTATRLLSYIPDNNSVMAPYQETSDPLDRKTWEINTLLKKAFNSPTGFNTPFDVSIIIQQICDHGDYFELQPERAREVVTAFGRLGGNVVGFCANNSAVSSGQIDCDSAVKIARFIRFCNIYNIPVIFMEDTTGFLPGREQEARGIVQAGRSMLDSIVDLRTPRILLILRNAYGGAYASYNNYPTGADLVLALPTTRLAVMGPAGKEFVYKNELRKLRGAIAGRIKQGMLERISAGMDGDAAKKDAENEAAEWLKAEEALLNTRYEKELMNPKEGLALGSISSIVMPTDLRKVLGENLNFFLRHYTPGPMQSVQREFH; encoded by the coding sequence ATGGCGAAAAAATCGATTGCACCAACGTTGAAAAATCCGTTCGATCCGCCCGAAAAGGTGGAGTTTACGATCCCCGGTGAGGTCGCTGGCGTCAGTGGTGGCTACGAAGAAGTTATGCGTGAAGGGTATGAGCTGATTCAACGCCCGGTCAAATCGGTGGCAGTCAGTTCGATCGAGAAACAACATTTCAAAAAGCGGATGACAGTTTGGGAGCGGATCAAGGTTCTGTCCCAGGATGAGCCGAATGTCCTTTATCAGAACTGGGGCAAAAACCTTGATGGTGCCTCGCTGATGACCGGCATCCTCACCATCAAAGGGCGTGACGTTGCGGTTTATGGCCATGATTTTACGGTGCGGGCCGGATCGATTGATGCCACCAACGGGAACAAACTGGCGCGCCTGTTTAATATGTGTGGTGAAAAAAAGATTCCGTTGATCGGCATGAACGACAGCGCCGGGGCATTTGTCCCTGCCGGGGTCGGTGGTCTTGATGGTTACGCCGAAGCATTTACTGCGCTGCGCAAGATCAGCGGCGTGGTGCCGTCAATCATGTGCATGTTCGGTTTTAATGCCGGTGGCGGGTCCTACTTGCCGCGTCAGGGCAGCTTTGTTATCCAGCCGAACGACACCTTCTTTGGGCTTACCGGACCGGGCGTCGTCAAGTCGGTCCTCGGTGAGGACGTGACTCCCGAGGAGCTTGGTGGTCCGAAGGTCCATGGCAACTCTGGAGTGGCCGACCTGACCGTGGCTGACGAAGTTGCCGCGCTGCGCACGGCGACGCGCCTGCTCAGCTACATCCCCGACAACAACAGCGTCATGGCGCCGTATCAGGAAACCAGTGACCCGCTTGATCGCAAGACCTGGGAGATCAATACGCTGCTGAAAAAAGCCTTCAACTCGCCAACCGGGTTCAATACCCCTTTTGACGTGTCGATAATTATTCAGCAGATCTGCGATCACGGAGACTATTTCGAGTTGCAACCGGAACGGGCTCGCGAGGTAGTGACCGCCTTCGGTCGCCTCGGCGGCAATGTTGTCGGCTTCTGCGCCAACAACTCGGCGGTTTCATCAGGGCAGATCGACTGCGATTCTGCCGTGAAGATTGCGCGGTTCATTCGTTTCTGCAATATTTACAACATCCCGGTCATCTTCATGGAAGATACCACCGGCTTCCTGCCAGGGCGCGAGCAGGAAGCGCGCGGCATCGTTCAGGCCGGCCGGTCGATGCTTGACTCGATCGTCGATCTGCGCACCCCGCGAATCCTGCTGATCCTGCGTAACGCCTACGGCGGGGCCTACGCCTCATACAATAACTACCCGACCGGGGCCGACCTGGTGCTGGCGCTGCCGACCACCCGTCTTGCGGTTATGGGCCCGGCCGGCAAGGAGTTCGTCTACAAGAATGAGCTGCGCAAGTTGCGCGGAGCGATTGCAGGGCGCATCAAGCAGGGCATGCTGGAGCGGATTAGTGCCGGGATGGATGGTGATGCAGCCAAGAAAGACGCTGAGAATGAAGCGGCTGAATGGCTTAAAGCCGAAGAAGCGCTGCTCAACACCCGTTATGAAAAAGAGTTGATGAACCCGAAAGAAGGGCTGGCGCTGGGCTCGATTTCCTCTATTGTCATGCCGACCGATCTGCGCAAAGTCCTCGGTGAAAACCTGAACTTCTTCCTGCGGCACTACACGCCGGGGCCGATGCAGTCTGTTCAGCGCGAGTTCCACTAG